Proteins encoded in a region of the Nicotiana tomentosiformis chromosome 9, ASM39032v3, whole genome shotgun sequence genome:
- the LOC104093320 gene encoding uncharacterized protein yields MDEEDAEKTAFIAPWEIYCYKIMPFGLKNAGATYMRAMTTLFHDMIHNEIEVYMDDVIIKSKRSSDHIADLRKFFDQLRKYNLNLNPTKCAFGVPTGKLLGFIVSRCGTDLDPSKIKATQDLPPPKNKKGVMSFLGCLNYIIHFIAQLMDVFRRSRKFKGVGIRVVLVSKTNQHYLVSAKLKFPFTNNMEKYKACIFGLRLAIDMNIQELLVIGDLDLQRFTKIEFKYVSRIQNEFADALATMSSMIQHPDKNFIDFIPIEIRKQPAYCSHVEEEFDGNPWFHDIREYLEKGEYPGNATHTQKCMLRRLANHFFQSGGIMYRRTPDLGLLRCVDAKEAFRLLGEIHAETYGPHMYGFVLAKKILRAGYFWMTMEIDCIKYVQKFHQC; encoded by the exons atggatgaagaggacgCTGAAAAGACAGCCTTCATCGCGCCATGGGagatatattgttacaaaataatgccatttggtttgaagaatgctggggctacctacatgagggccatgactacTCTTTTCCATGATATGATACACAACGAAATAGAAGTGTACATGGacgatgtcatcatcaaatctaagaggagttcagatcacatagcagacctgagGAAGTTTTTCGACCAACTTCGAAAGTACAATCTGAATCTAAATCCTacaaaatgtgctttcggagtcccTACTGGGAAGTTGTTGGGTTTCATCGTCAGTCGCTGTGGTACTGACctagacccgtcaaaaatcaaagctactcaagacttgcCACCGCCCAAGAACAAGAAGGGTGTGATGAGTTTTCTGGGATGCCTCAATTATATCATCCATTTTATAGCACAGTTAATG GATGTTTTTCGACGGAGCCGAAAATTCAAAGGGGTGGgcatcagagttgttttggtatcaAAAACCAACCAACATTATCTGGTATCCGCCAAGCTCAAGTTCCCATTCACCAACAATATGGAAAAATACAAGGCTTGCATCTTTGGACTAAGATTGGCCATCGACATGAATattcaggagttgctggtaatcggagattTAGATCTGCAG aggttcacgaagatagaattCAAATATGTTTCGAGAATACAGaacgagttcgcagatgcattggctaccatgtcttccatgatacaacatccagacaaaAATTTTATCGATTTTATTCCGATAGAGATTCGTAAGCAACCAGCTTATTGttctcatgttgaagaagagttcgatggaaatccatggtttcacgatatcagggagtatttggagaaaggagaatacccaggaaatgctacacacactcagaagTGCATGCTTCGAAGATTGGCTAACCATTTCTTTCAGAGCGGAGGAAttatgtatagaaggactcctgacttgggactgttacgatgtgtcgatgccaaggaggcattTAGGTTGCTCGGAGAGATACATGCTGAAACCTATGGACCTCACATGTACGGGTTCGttctagccaagaagatattaagagcggggtatttctggatgactatggagatAGACTGCATCAAGTATGTACAAAAATTCCACCAATGCTAG